The DNA window AACAGTCCCAATAATTCCAATTGTCCCCCAAACACAATAAGCAATACTTAAAGAAACTTCTTTCAGAGCAATAGAAAGACTAATAAAAGCGCACAAAACCAAAATGATAGAACCTATACCTAAGAATTTATGACTAAAACCTTCAGATTTTTTTAACATAAGATTGGCGATAACATCAAGGAATGCTGCAAAAACAATGAAAACAAAATAAATACTCATTATTTTTTGCCTAAGTTGATTAAAATAATCCCAATAATACCAAAGCCTAAGCCAAGCTTTTGATAAAAAGTTAAAATCTCTCCGAAAACAACTATGCCAAAACTACAAATCAATATCAACCCCAAAACTTCCCACATTGCATAAGCAATGCTAATAGGGATAATTTTCACGGATAAACCCATCATATAATATGAAAAAATAATAAAAATCCCCATTAAAATATATCCCCATAAATCCCCGGAAGAAACTTTGAGAGAAATAGTGGCAATCACTTCTGCAACTATAGCAATCATGAGAAATATCCATGCACGTGTTTTAGACATTTTTTTTGCTTTTGATATAAAATAACAATCCTAAGGAAACCAAAATCATGAGGATGCTTAAAATCTGCCCCATACTCAACCCCCCAAAATAATATCCCATTTGCACATCAGGCTCACGCCAAAATTCAGCAACAAAGCGCATAATCCCGTAAGATACGCCATAAACAACAATAAGCATACCTTGTGTTTTTAAAAATTTTTTTGCAATTATGACAAGGATAAAAACAACAATTCCTTCTAAAAAAGCTTCAATAAGCTGGCTAGGATAGCGAAGTTCGCTATTCACAAGAATGCCAATTTTTTGTCCCCAACTATCTCCTAAAGGCACAATACGACCATAAAGTTCTTGATTAAGGAAATTACCAATCCTACCAAATACATAACCTAAGGGCACACTTATGGCAACCAAATCCATATAAAGTAAAAACTTTTGATGTTTCTTGTATGCAAACAAAACAGAAGCTATCAAAAATCCAATCAAAGCTCCATGATAACTCATGCCCCGAATCCCTACAAAATTACCTTGCATATCAAAAGGATTAAAAATCTGCCAAGGATGGCTAAAATAATACAAACTATTTGGATCATAAATAGCAATATACCCAATTCTTGCTCCCAAAATAACACCAATTTCAACCCAAATAAAATAATTATCTATATTTTTATTTGAAATAGGGAATCTTTGTGGATCATGTCTTATAAAATATTTAGCAATATAAAGAGAAACCAACAAGGCTAAAACATAAGCAATGCCATACCAATGCACTTGAATACCAAATATTTCAAAAGCTATGGGATTAAAAATACTATAAATTTCATTCCATTTGCTATACATCTTTTTCCTTTGTTAATTTTGTTTGATTGAAATTTCAAGTTTCTTATCTAAACTTATATTCTCAAATAGATTGAATAACTTCATCTCATCAGTATAAATTTTTACATCTATCAAATCATTTTCTTTCAGTTTAAGCAAATAACCCAAAGCATAAGAATTAATAGGGTAAGCATGAACAAAAAAGACAAAAAGAGTTTGATTGGGAGTTTGCTTGATTTGTTTTACAATGGGTATCATGGCGCTTTTGAATTCTAAAAAATTAGCATAAGTTTTAATTTTGCCTTCATATTTTACCATTATCCCATTTTGAACTTCTTGAGTTTCAATAATCATTGTCTCCCCTTAATTATCATTCTTATCTCATTTTAACTACCCCAACAGCCATCCGATATTTTATGATTTTTTTGTCATCATTGAAATAACGGCATTTCCTATAAACTTCAATACATATAAAAAATAATTTTAACATGTTATCTTTCCTTCATATTTGCTATTGCATATTTATTTTAGTTTATTTAAATTGAAATATATTTTGAAAAATATTTCAAGAATAAACTATAAATTTTGAAACTCCATAGGCTCTTGAGAAACAAACTCATATCCCAACAAAGAAATTTTATGGGCATGAAGCATTAAACGTTTTGCATCCATACCCCCATAAAAATTATCTCCAACAATGGGGTGAAAAATACTTTTTAAATGTACTCTGATTTGATGTGTGCGTCCTGTTTTGATAACAACTTCAAGCAAGGTTTTTTTACCTATAATGCGAAGTGGCTTGATATAAGTTTGCGCCTGAAGCCCTGCTTTGGAAATTTTGCTTTTAGCGTGAGTGGTTTTAATTGTCAAGATAGGCTTATTGATTTCGCACTCTTGGCTAACAATCCCCTCTACCAAAGCAAGATATTCCTTATATACTTCTTGATTTTTAAAGGCATTTTTTGCTTGCAAATGGAAAGGACTCCTGTCTTTTACAAACAAAATAACCCCACTTGTATCCTTATCCAATCGATGCAACAATACCCGGTCTTTAAACATTTGAGCTAACTCATAGCTCTCAATAAAAGGGGGTTTATCCACAGCAAGAATATTTTTGTCTTCAAAAATAACTTTGGGTTTTTGGACTTGAGAAATTTGAAAAATAGAATCTTTAGGTAATTCCATGCGTCCGAGCATGATTTTTTTACCTTTTAGACTTACAAGACCCTTATCGATTAAAGTTTTAGCCTTTTTATTTGAAATTTTTTCTTGCAGACTTAAAAGTTTATAGGCTTTTTCCATATTTTTCCTTAGAAATGATGATGAGAATTTGTAATAGAATTCAGAAGACTTTGAAGTTTATTATCTTGATTTAAAATATTTGTATTTGGCAAAAAATGATAATTACAAAGAGTTTGGGCTAATTGATTTGCCTCAACAATTTGGTACCCTTCAATAGCCTCAAAAAGAGCGCTTTGATTAAAAATATGAGGACCACTAAGAAGCTTTGTATGAAAAAATGCCGGCTCAAGTGGATTATGACCTCCTATTTTATCAAACGATCCACCCAAAATAACCACATCGCCAATGGCATAAAGATTAAAGAGTTCTCCTAAAATATCCGCAAGCAAAACATCACATTCTTGAGAAAAACCCTCTTGGGAAAAAACTTTATATTTATAAGGAGTATTTGCAAGTGTTTTTTCAATAAATCTCTCAACTTCCTTAAACCTCTCAGGATGTCTGGGAACGACAATAAGCCAACATTTTTCCAGAGAATCTCTGAGCTTTAAAAAAGCTTGCAAAATCAATTCTTCTTCTCCGGGATGAGTGCTTGCTGCGATGATAGTAAGTTTTGGACTTTTGGGATAATGAGTGCGAATATGAGGGGTGCCTAGAAGTTTAAGATTTCCAAAAACCTTTGGATTTTTTGCTCCTAATAATTCAAGTCTTAAAATGTCATCCTTCCCTTGTGCGAGAACTTCATCAATCTGATGGAACAACCTCTTATAAAACCATGCAATTTTTTTATACCTGGGGAAAGAATGCGTAGAAATTCTAGAATTGATAAGCATTGTTTTTGCTCCCACATTTTTAGCAGTCTTTAGCACCAAATACCACAATTCTGCCTCTGTGATAATGAGAGTTTGAAGAAATTGAAGTTTTTTTTTCCAAAAAGGAATAAAAATTTCAAAAGGCAAAAACTTAACTTGTATATGGGCGTAATCTTGATATGTGTGTCTTGCTAAATCAAATCCGGTTTGTGTAATAGTTGTAATAAGAATAGGTTTTAGAGGCATTGCTTTGATGATGGGTTCCAAGGATTTTATCTCACCATAAGAACAAGCATGAAACCAAAAAGCAGGAGACGTGTAAAGATAAAAATCTTTGAGAAAAAATCTTGCAGGGATAGAATGCCTGTATTTAGACTTCAATAAAGCAAAAAGTAATAATGGAAGCGAAATAATATAAACTATAACTGTTAATAAATAATATATCACTTCAAACATCAAAAAGCTCTATTAAGATTCTTCAATATAAAGAATCCTTCCACAATGAGGACAAGTAATAATATCGTTACTTTGAATAATTTCAGCATATACGCGATCGTTGATTCTGATAAAACACCCTCCACATGCTTGTTTCCTAACAGGAACAACGCTTGAATTTTTTGCCCATTTTCTAACTTTCTCATAAAAGCCAATCAATTTTTGATCCATTACAACAATAAGTTTCTGTTTTTCATCAAAAATTTCATGTTGTTGCGCTTTGATTTCTTCAATATCCTCATTGACCTTGCCTTCAAGAGATTTGATAGTTTCATCTAATTGGGCAATAGCTGTTTGAATAGATTTTTGCATTCCAAATTTATGATCCAGCTCCCCTTCAAGTCTTTGTATTTCTTGATTGGCTTGAGCAATTTGTTCTTTGGCAATTTCTTCTTCAACATTAAGCGCCTTAAGTTCTCTTTCTGATCGAACTTCAGAGATTTTTTTATAAACAGATTCAAGTTTAGCGCCCATATCTTGTAAAACTTGATTATTTCTAGAAATCTGAAGCTTAATACCCTCTTTTTCTTCCTCTAAAGCAAGCAATTCTCTATTTTTGGATTCCTTAGATCGGATTGCTTTATCAAGCTCGCCTCTTTTAAGCTCAATTTGAGGTTCTAGGGCATCAATTTCTTTATCAAGATTAGATATCTGAATGAGTTGGTGGAGATCTTTATTCATATTTTATCCTTATAGATACGCAAATGGATTTTCACAGTCTTTAATTATAGCCTGATAACCCTTAGTTTTCAAAATAGATTCTACAATTTTTGGAAAAAATCTTTCACTAACATAATGTCCTACGTCAATGAGACTAATCCCCAAAGATTTTGCGATCATAGCATCGTGATATTTAATATCCCCTGTAATCAAGCAAGACCTACTCTTCATTTCGCCATTATAAAGATAAGAAGATCCCCCTCCGCATACAATATAAATATGATCAATCTTATGCGTGGCTTGAACATACAGTAGGTTATGTATAGCTAATTTTTGCTTGATATCTTTCAATAAAATTTCAAAATCTATAGAATCTATAGGGGTATTTAAGGCTATGCCACCGGATTTTAGATTTTCAAACCCTAAAACTTCTTTAGCAAAATAAGGGTTAAGATGCGTGGTATCAAAATTGGTATGCATACAAATAACAGAGCAATTTTTTTCTATCAAAATCTTTGCAAGATTAGCAGGATAATTATCATAGATAAAAGTCTTTAATGGCTTAAAAAACAAAGGGTGATGAGTGATAACAAGACTTTGAGGTGCGATTTCTTTAACAATTGGGAAAGTAAGTTCCAAGCATGTGTAAATGCTTTGAACCTCACCTTCGATGATCCCTAAATTTAGCCCGCTATTATCCCAACTCTCTTGAAGAGAAAAGGGAGAAAGGGTATTTAAGAAATCATAAATTTGAGAAACCTTCATGAATATACCCTCAGTCTTTCTTCTCTTTGGGACTCTTGATCTTTATACAACACTGCGCAACCTTTGGCAAGATCGCGAATTTTAAGGATATAATTCTGTCTTTGGGCTACAGAAATTGCCTTTCTGGCATCTAAAATATTAAAAAAATGCGAACTCATCATCGTGTAATCATATGCAGGGAGAGGAATCTCTGCTTCAAGACATCTTTTGGCTTCTTGTTGCGTCTTTTCAAACATTTCAAAAAGCATTTGAGTATCTGCAACTTCAAAATGATATTTACTAAACTCATACTCACTTTCCAGATGCACTCTAGCATATTTAATACTCTCTCCATCAGCCCCTTTTGCCCATTTTATATCCAAAATAGAATCAACATTTTGAATCGACATAGCCAAACGCTCCACTCCATAAGTAATTTCTACAGCCACAGGATCACAAGCAATCCCCCCTACTTGCTGAAAATATGTAAATTGAGTTACTTCCATACCATCTAACCAGACCTCCCATCCAAGTCCCCATGCCCCAAGTGTAGGAGATTCCCAGTTATCTTCAACAAATCGTATATCATGATCTTTGGCATTAAGCCCTAAGACATCAAGACTTTTCAAATAAAGCTCTTGAATATTTTCAGGGCTAGGTTTGATGAGAGTTTGAAATTGATAATAACTCCCTAAGCGATTGGGATTTTGTCCATACCTCCCATCTGTAGGACGACGCGAAGGAGCAACATAAGCCACACTCCAAGGCTTGCTATCAAGACTTCTTAAAAGGGTAGCAGGATGAAATGTGCCTGCGCCTGCAGGAATATCATAAGGTTGCATTATCAAGCAACCTTGAGATTTCCAAAAACTTTGAAGTTTGAGTAAAATATCAGAAAAACTATTCTCTTCCAAGGCCATAAAAATCCTTTCAATTAATGTTTTATTATCGCTGCATAAGGGTATTCATACTTTTGATAGGGCTTTTGCCTTCAATGATTTCTTGAACCTCAGTAGCAATAGGTGTATAAATCTTTTCTCTTTGAGCAATTTGAGTAATTGCCTTGGCAGTCTTAACCCCCTCAGCCACCTCTCCAAGATCGCCTAAGATATCTTCTATGGCTTTATTTTGCGCTAACCCCAACCCTACGCGATAATTTCTTGAAAGAATGGAATTTGCACTCAAAAACAAATCTCCGGCACCGGAAAGCCCTAAAAAGGTTTGTATTTTGGCTCCAAAATATTCTCCAAACCGACACATTTCTACAAGCCCACGCGACAATAATGAGGCTTTGGCATTTTGCCCAAGATTGAGCCCATCACAAATCCCTCCTGCTATGGCAATCACATTTTTATATGCTCCGGCCACCTCTCCTCCAATCACATCATCTTTTACATATGGTTTGATAAACGCCGGCATCAAATTAGCAAATTCCTCAGCAAGCAAAGTGTTACTTGAATGAATAGCCAATGCGCAAGGCAAGCCCAAAGTTACTTCTTTGGCAAAACTTGGACCTGCAAGAAAACATAAATTTTGTTTATCGACAAAATCTTGCGCAATATCACCAACAAAAGCCCCTGTCCCCTCCTCTATACCTTTAGAAGCAATCATGATTTTTACATTTGAAGCCAAAGGAGTCAAGCTAAACCATTCCCTCAAGGCAGAAGTTGTAATAGCAATAACAAAATACTGCGATTTTAGGCTTTCTTCTACAGAACATTGGACAATAGGAGAAACATTCTCAGGCGATTTGTTTAAGGGTAAAAGCAAACCGGAAATATCTCGCCTTGATACAATATAAACTTTATTTTTTTTTGCAAATCCAAAAGCTAATGCTCTACCCCAAGCCCCACCACCAAAAATTGTAATTGCCATAGCGCCTCTTTGTCATTTTGGATAACGTATTTTATCATAGAAATAAAATCTCATATTAATCTAAATCTTGTGATCGTAAATATACACTCACTCCAAACCCCAATAATCCTAAAAATAATAAATAATACCCTACCCACATGGGTTCATAAGCATTCAAACTCACTACTAAAATAGGGGCTAGTCCTCCAAAAATAGCATAAGCTAAATTATAAGAAAAAGATAACCCGCTAAATCTTATATTTGCCGGAAAAACAGATACCATAATCAAAGGAGTGAAATTTACAACTCCTGCAAAAATACCTGCCAAAATATACCAAAAAACAATCCATTGAAGTAAAACCCCATGATAAAGAGTATAGAAAAACATCAAAGAAGTGATCCCAAATCCCAGAGAAAAAATACCCAAAATCCTAATTGTGCCAAACTTATCCCTCAAAAACCCTGTTACTACACACCCTACCCCAAGCGCAAAAATTACAACCATTTGGATAAGGGTAATTTCTATGCTTGAAGCATCCAATACTTTTTTCATAAAATTAGGCATCAAAAGCACCAAAATAACAATACACCCTGTGAGTATCCAAGTCATCGTCATGGAGATAACAATATTTTTTTTAAAATCAGTAAAGACTTTTTTGAGAGGGAGTTTTAACAAAGCATTTTGAGCTTTGATTTCTTTGAAAACCGGAGTTTCTTCTAAATATCTTCTTAGAAAAATAGAAATAATTCCAAATATTCCCCCCAAAATAAAAGGAATTCTCCAAGCATACCGGGAAATTTCAACTTCATTATAAATAAAATGGATAATCAAAGAAGCAATAGAACCCAATAAAATACCCCCTGTAATTGAAGCAGTCAATATTCCTAATGAAAACCCCAAACGTCTTTTGGGCACATGTTCAGAGATAAATACCCACGCACCTGGCAATTCCCCACCTATGGCAATCCCTTGAAGAATCCTCATAACAACAAGCAACAAAATTGCTCCATATCCAATATCTTCATAAGTAGGCAAAATACCAATTAAAAACGTAGGGATGACCATCAACAAAATTGAAAGCATAAACATATTTTTACGCCCGTTTTTATCTCCAAAATGCGCCATGATAATCCCACCCAAAGGACGTATAAAATATCCCGCTGCAAATGTGGCATATGTATTAAATGTACTCCAAAACGGATGAATATCTGCCGGAAAAAACAGTTGAGAGATTACCGTAGCAAAAAATACAAAAATAACAAAATCATAAAATTCTAATGTCCCTCCAAGCGAAGATAAAGAGAGGGTTTTGATATGCTGTTTATTTAGGGTTTTGCCTAAAGATAAATTTTTCATAGATAGCC is part of the Helicobacter sp. 11S03491-1 genome and encodes:
- a CDS encoding SMR family transporter, coding for MYFVFIVFAAFLDVIANLMLKKSEGFSHKFLGIGSIILVLCAFISLSIALKEVSLSIAYCVWGTIGIIGTVFGGYLFFGERLKLIGWVGVIFVVVSVVLLSAF
- a CDS encoding SMR family transporter — encoded protein: MSKTRAWIFLMIAIVAEVIATISLKVSSGDLWGYILMGIFIIFSYYMMGLSVKIIPISIAYAMWEVLGLILICSFGIVVFGEILTFYQKLGLGFGIIGIILINLGKK
- the lgt gene encoding prolipoprotein diacylglyceryl transferase; amino-acid sequence: MYSKWNEIYSIFNPIAFEIFGIQVHWYGIAYVLALLVSLYIAKYFIRHDPQRFPISNKNIDNYFIWVEIGVILGARIGYIAIYDPNSLYYFSHPWQIFNPFDMQGNFVGIRGMSYHGALIGFLIASVLFAYKKHQKFLLYMDLVAISVPLGYVFGRIGNFLNQELYGRIVPLGDSWGQKIGILVNSELRYPSQLIEAFLEGIVVFILVIIAKKFLKTQGMLIVVYGVSYGIMRFVAEFWREPDVQMGYYFGGLSMGQILSILMILVSLGLLFYIKSKKNV
- a CDS encoding RluA family pseudouridine synthase, whose protein sequence is MEKAYKLLSLQEKISNKKAKTLIDKGLVSLKGKKIMLGRMELPKDSIFQISQVQKPKVIFEDKNILAVDKPPFIESYELAQMFKDRVLLHRLDKDTSGVILFVKDRSPFHLQAKNAFKNQEVYKEYLALVEGIVSQECEINKPILTIKTTHAKSKISKAGLQAQTYIKPLRIIGKKTLLEVVIKTGRTHQIRVHLKSIFHPIVGDNFYGGMDAKRLMLHAHKISLLGYEFVSQEPMEFQNL
- the waaA gene encoding lipid IV(A) 3-deoxy-D-manno-octulosonic acid transferase, which encodes MFEVIYYLLTVIVYIISLPLLLFALLKSKYRHSIPARFFLKDFYLYTSPAFWFHACSYGEIKSLEPIIKAMPLKPILITTITQTGFDLARHTYQDYAHIQVKFLPFEIFIPFWKKKLQFLQTLIITEAELWYLVLKTAKNVGAKTMLINSRISTHSFPRYKKIAWFYKRLFHQIDEVLAQGKDDILRLELLGAKNPKVFGNLKLLGTPHIRTHYPKSPKLTIIAASTHPGEEELILQAFLKLRDSLEKCWLIVVPRHPERFKEVERFIEKTLANTPYKYKVFSQEGFSQECDVLLADILGELFNLYAIGDVVILGGSFDKIGGHNPLEPAFFHTKLLSGPHIFNQSALFEAIEGYQIVEANQLAQTLCNYHFLPNTNILNQDNKLQSLLNSITNSHHHF
- a CDS encoding zinc ribbon domain-containing protein, whose amino-acid sequence is MNKDLHQLIQISNLDKEIDALEPQIELKRGELDKAIRSKESKNRELLALEEEKEGIKLQISRNNQVLQDMGAKLESVYKKISEVRSERELKALNVEEEIAKEQIAQANQEIQRLEGELDHKFGMQKSIQTAIAQLDETIKSLEGKVNEDIEEIKAQQHEIFDEKQKLIVVMDQKLIGFYEKVRKWAKNSSVVPVRKQACGGCFIRINDRVYAEIIQSNDIITCPHCGRILYIEES
- a CDS encoding Nif3-like dinuclear metal center hexameric protein; protein product: MKVSQIYDFLNTLSPFSLQESWDNSGLNLGIIEGEVQSIYTCLELTFPIVKEIAPQSLVITHHPLFFKPLKTFIYDNYPANLAKILIEKNCSVICMHTNFDTTHLNPYFAKEVLGFENLKSGGIALNTPIDSIDFEILLKDIKQKLAIHNLLYVQATHKIDHIYIVCGGGSSYLYNGEMKSRSCLITGDIKYHDAMIAKSLGISLIDVGHYVSERFFPKIVESILKTKGYQAIIKDCENPFAYL
- the glyQ gene encoding glycine--tRNA ligase subunit alpha, with protein sequence MALEENSFSDILLKLQSFWKSQGCLIMQPYDIPAGAGTFHPATLLRSLDSKPWSVAYVAPSRRPTDGRYGQNPNRLGSYYQFQTLIKPSPENIQELYLKSLDVLGLNAKDHDIRFVEDNWESPTLGAWGLGWEVWLDGMEVTQFTYFQQVGGIACDPVAVEITYGVERLAMSIQNVDSILDIKWAKGADGESIKYARVHLESEYEFSKYHFEVADTQMLFEMFEKTQQEAKRCLEAEIPLPAYDYTMMSSHFFNILDARKAISVAQRQNYILKIRDLAKGCAVLYKDQESQREERLRVYS
- a CDS encoding NAD(P)H-dependent glycerol-3-phosphate dehydrogenase, whose product is MAITIFGGGAWGRALAFGFAKKNKVYIVSRRDISGLLLPLNKSPENVSPIVQCSVEESLKSQYFVIAITTSALREWFSLTPLASNVKIMIASKGIEEGTGAFVGDIAQDFVDKQNLCFLAGPSFAKEVTLGLPCALAIHSSNTLLAEEFANLMPAFIKPYVKDDVIGGEVAGAYKNVIAIAGGICDGLNLGQNAKASLLSRGLVEMCRFGEYFGAKIQTFLGLSGAGDLFLSANSILSRNYRVGLGLAQNKAIEDILGDLGEVAEGVKTAKAITQIAQREKIYTPIATEVQEIIEGKSPIKSMNTLMQR
- a CDS encoding MFS transporter, producing the protein MKNLSLGKTLNKQHIKTLSLSSLGGTLEFYDFVIFVFFATVISQLFFPADIHPFWSTFNTYATFAAGYFIRPLGGIIMAHFGDKNGRKNMFMLSILLMVIPTFLIGILPTYEDIGYGAILLLVVMRILQGIAIGGELPGAWVFISEHVPKRRLGFSLGILTASITGGILLGSIASLIIHFIYNEVEISRYAWRIPFILGGIFGIISIFLRRYLEETPVFKEIKAQNALLKLPLKKVFTDFKKNIVISMTMTWILTGCIVILVLLMPNFMKKVLDASSIEITLIQMVVIFALGVGCVVTGFLRDKFGTIRILGIFSLGFGITSLMFFYTLYHGVLLQWIVFWYILAGIFAGVVNFTPLIMVSVFPANIRFSGLSFSYNLAYAIFGGLAPILVVSLNAYEPMWVGYYLLFLGLLGFGVSVYLRSQDLD